A genomic window from Planctomycetota bacterium includes:
- the dut gene encoding dUTP diphosphatase: MPITLLVRRKAGCEDLPLPRYMSEAAAGMDVCAAVDEPIALEPGDVKLVPTGLFLAIPEGYEVQVRPRSGLALAHGLVVVNSPGTIDSDYRGEVGVIVGNVGRRPFTITRGLRIAQLVVAPVARAEVRLVEELPDSRRGDGGFGSSGTH, encoded by the coding sequence ATGCCGATAACCCTTCTGGTCCGACGAAAAGCGGGCTGTGAGGATCTTCCCCTGCCCCGATACATGAGCGAGGCGGCGGCGGGAATGGACGTCTGTGCAGCCGTTGACGAACCGATCGCCCTTGAGCCGGGCGACGTCAAACTCGTGCCGACGGGATTGTTTCTCGCCATCCCCGAAGGCTACGAGGTGCAGGTCCGGCCGAGGAGCGGCCTGGCGCTCGCGCACGGCCTGGTGGTCGTCAATTCGCCCGGCACGATTGATTCGGATTACCGCGGCGAGGTGGGCGTCATCGTCGGCAACGTCGGACGCCGGCCGTTTACGATCACGCGCGGCCTGAGGATCGCTCAACTGGTCGTCGCGCCGGTCGCGCGGGCGGAGGTCCGGCTCGTGGAGGAGTTGCCCGACAGCCGCCGCGGCGACGGGGGCTTCGGCTCAAGCGGCACGCATTGA
- a CDS encoding type II toxin-antitoxin system HicB family antitoxin produces MHNEFTAVIEKDGPWYISYCPEIPGANGQGRTKAECLESLREAVRLILEDRREQALRGVPADASKDIIAIP; encoded by the coding sequence ATGCACAACGAGTTCACCGCCGTCATCGAAAAGGACGGTCCGTGGTACATCTCCTACTGCCCGGAGATTCCGGGCGCTAACGGCCAGGGGCGAACCAAGGCCGAGTGCTTGGAAAGTCTGCGCGAAGCCGTTCGCCTGATCCTCGAAGACCGCCGGGAGCAAGCGCTGCGCGGCGTGCCCGCCGACGCAAGCAAAGACATCATAGCCATTCCATGA